Below is a genomic region from Zerene cesonia ecotype Mississippi chromosome Z, Zerene_cesonia_1.1, whole genome shotgun sequence.
CCTTTTCTATTGGTTTTCATcctactgtaattttttttcattttttaccatttttaaagGCTTCGGCCCTGGTCTAATACCCTTCCACATCACAAAAGACTCCCGCAATTGCATACGGGGAGCgctattgtatttgtttatagaatactagctgttcgcccgtgGCACATATAATGTGGCACACGACCTATGTCTTCTGGTACAGTTGCagctttttaatggtgaaagaatttttgaaatcggtatagtggtttttgcgagaaaacgttaaaaacgtacaaaaatacaaaagtttcatttttataatatttgtgtagatAATGTATGGTTATAATTATGATGGTAATTTTATCCATTATTATTGGATTTTCTTTCTTGTACCCTCTCCTAAAACTAAACTCTATTTCATGCTTTGTCGTGATATTATGATAAAGGAATTTCCATTCTGATTTACCTACTACTACTAATAATTTTCTGTTACTACTGTACTTATTTACAGAACActacattttctttaaatattataatagttatatggAATATAATTAGTTATCTGGGAGTCATAGTCACTAAGTTACTCATGTGCCAGTTCGGAGAGGGATGGAGGACACTATCAAATAAGACCGGGTTTAACaagtaagtttattattatattaagatactAGTTCCTTCATACCTACCttcattgtgggagtcgatcacgcttcggcacgaattgggccagctcgcaccggggaagtaccacacccccacagaaaaccggcgtgaaatagtggcatgccactgtgtttcgtacggtgagtgggggagccggaggcccgtttccttttcctcacccgtcccagtccattccttttttccagtcgataatcctttccttttcccttaccccataaaagcgggcagcgcattcgcagaggcactacctttgcgaatgttcatgggtgttggtgatcgcttaccatcaggcgaaccaccagctcagttgcccgcaatgacataaaaaaaaaaatactcctctctgattttatcattttcgtaatatatttgtaatattttaagggTAAAAAGCCAAGAGGCATATACGAACACTCaggcttaattaatttttagatgtttatttataaaatactcatCATTAGATCGAAGTCAAGAGCCCTTGTGACTGTTACATTGAATagcagaaatttaaaaaacatatgtgATTTCCATATGGTAATGTCAATTTATATCACATTTACTCAGTAAAAGAATCATGACTATGACTGGAAGTCCCAGttccattgttttattaatcttCAATAGGATTGAACCCAGGTCTCCACAGTAGTgacgtaataatattatgagcaTTCCGAACTTAGAAAGTATGTAAGATTAAAGGATTAACCTGCTAAGACCTCCAGATTACATTTGACTTTAACGCCCACGTAGAAACTTTAGAGAGTTCAAGGCAACGGTCAATAATCGAGagcttaataatattcttaacaCTGCAATAAAACCAatgaagtaattataattttattctatatagaAGTATAAAATAGACACCAACTTcaacttttttaattgacaAATGCAAAACATCGTGTAATCTAACTGAGCTCTACGAGTTTATAGTTAGAGTTCAGCTGTAAGTTAAGTTCactaatttgtttaaaaggtGACTTGCTTCTTTTCTCGTTCAGCACGGACGGTGACCTTGGAGGAAGCGACGGAAGTTTCGCTGGATTCGGCGTCAGCTACGAGGGCTCTGAGGCGGGCGGCTCTCTTTTCCCTGGCTGCAGATCTTTCATTCAGTTCCGTCATTTCATCTTCTAGGTCAGACAAACGGGCCCTTGTCGCCCTCGCCCTTTGTACTGCAGCTGTCTCCTCGTCAATATCCTTCACCGCTGTCCATTTGGTGAGTGCGTTTTCCTCGTTCAATCGTCTTGCAATGCGTTTCTCTGTGCGATCTTCGTTTTCTTTTAAAGCCCTTCGAGCACTGGATACCTCTGATTGCCCAATACCAACGCTCTCGAGTATCTTGTCGGAAATCTTCATGCGATTCTCGATGTTCGTGACGCTGTTTTCGAAGTCGATGTCGTCAGAGAAACGAGATACCTTCTTGCTGGCGCGGAGGCGTTTCAATGATTCCGAAATCTGAAAGTTATGAAGGTCTTGTTATTAAGAATATTGTGAGTACCAAACAAATCCGATATTTGACTTATTTCCACAGAGAAAAAGAAAGTTCACGGTTTTGCATAGCTCGTTTTTGTTTGAATCGCCACGaacgttttttgtttttaatgaacgAAGTAGGCacgtagttattatttaacaaagataatatctatatttgatTAAGAGAAGGTGATGGCGTATTAATGAGTTACTTGTATGAggctataattattatcctaCTGAAATAAGACAGTTGTGTGGTTTCAGTGACTGTCTCTTAGAAGAGCAAGTaacgttaatataataatttatagctaTGTCTATATTTGGTTTACTGTTACCTAACTTTGTAATAGGAAAATTGAATGCGCATTTCTTTCGAAACAGCGAAGTTTCgttatattatcaaaacaaaagaCAGACTCTcaaatttatctatttgtaaACACGTAAACTTGTTAACTGACACGTGAAAATATCATGACAATTTATTCGTGattttagtatagattatacgAATCGAAATACCGAAACAATTTAGGCACCTCATTCCTTTTATCTAAATCTGTCTTATGTTTGGCTGACACGAACGACATGTAGGTAACGGTGCCTCGCGTTTGatagttaattttatcatcCAATTGTTAAAGATCAACTAACGGAGCGGCGCGTGTCACATAAAACTGACCATCAATCACGGGAAAGAATCTAGATTAAACATTGTTTGTGACGCAGTGTGGAGTTGATTAAGGGTCACCAGAGAACTGGTGTTCTTGAttagttttgtatattatgtaaaattattaactaaaatagTGTGTGAACATGTTTCAGGCGTATTATATTTGCAATTCGAGCACGTGTCCGGACAAATTGTGTAATCTCTCATCAGGGTAGGTACAACACCACCATAGAAGATAGCATACGAATGCTAAGTTAAGTTTTGTACGGTGTCTCTAGTCGTGAATTCCTTTCTCACCTCCTATCAGCTAAAAGCGGTAAACATATTTGTAGAGGTGAACAgacatcaggtgaaccaccagcttgtATGCCCACTCTAACgacataaaattttgattcatCGAATTGGTCACAGAGCTGCTGACACTGGAGCACAGAACAGCACAATTTTATCAAAGGCGTCATATACAATGGATAAACAGCCACAACAAGTAAATCGGTAGGTACAATATTTCGTAATGAATAggagtattaatttaatgatgactccaaaataaagtttttatgtgttttaatttttagttttatagcattgaaatgctttataaatgagaaattttgaaagaatagaaaaattttttgaaaagatcctgcctcgtgatcaaattttttctattctttcaaaatttctttttatgtgtttacaatttattgctattttggACGAATATTAAGTTGACTGTTTCTTTGACTCTCTCCCATTTATGCATTATCTGTACCTTTGATATCGATGATAAATCCTATACTTTATCCGTACCTTTTCCTTCCAGTCGTTTCTTTTATTCCTAAAAGGAATTAAATCctaaaaggattgacgagaagaaaaaaagaaaggacCCCTCCATTTTAAGTTCCTTTCCATTTTAAATTCCATCTATTCgtagagacgtaaggtctgcaaacaaACTTAAGCCTGTGCAAATGTGCATGGGGGTGGTAGCGCATACCATCAGGCAACACACCAACTTCATAGCCGACGACGACATGAAAGCCTAGTTCATTAACAAAttcgaaatataataataacggaCTATCTTTACAACGAGACGCCCTCCCTTCCCCTCCCTCCCCCTCCCCTCCCATCTGACATCTGACATCAAGGTTGcatcaatttatatcaaataaagtggtgttatttaatgattttcattATCTCCAATTGTAACTTTGAAAAATTGGAAAAGCTTAAAAAATGTCTCTCCATTTGCGATGGAGATTCCTGATGAGATTGCcttgatttttatacataactcTAACAGCTATAAATAAGCACTGTTGCTGAGACtaaacaaaatctttattatgCCACAATTTTACTACGAACttatttatcaattgaatattaatttccaAGTTGTGAACTCAACATAAACATGATTATtcctttgaataatttatatattttataggttaATGCATCAGAcgataatttgatattaatatggattaataaattaataacttggATTGTTGGTAATATTGTTTATGGGATTACTTTGTAACAGCTTGTTGAGGCTATTCATTTGTTGAATTTCAAattcgtaaaataattttaatgaatacagCAATGTATGAACTATGAGCTGGGCCGTAATATGATTATCATCAAGCAATATAGTTTTGATTATAAGAGCATCATCACCTTAAgccataatatatagatatgtttgTTCTAGAATATGCCGAACTCATTACGATTTTACTTTCACTTATTCGTGGAGCAGTGATTAgacagatattttttttaaagagacTTTTAGGGTTTTCAAGGTTAGGTCAGGACTGATTAGTGATTATCATTACATAACCTTAAAACCGTCTATATCGAACAGCATAAgctgcattttattttttatcacggGTGGccccgggcgaagccgggatcAGCGGTTATTTGTAAGACATATTCTAATGTGTCTGTTTCCAAATTCATACTTTAAAACAtattctttgttatatttgtacgTGATTTAATAGTTTAGTTTGGTACATCGGTGCTAGTAATGCgcataaatcaaataatcaaGAAGTTAGTCGTGAAACAGAAACCTGAAATACACAAGAAGCAACTTCGTACCCGCGGGCATGCCTTtagtttataattgttattccaCAAACTTTCATGTTGCCCGCtgtgaaaaacaaattttaaatatagatacatGTACACAACATTTAGTAGACCGTGACAGTTGCAGCGaaattaaatacctatattatattaaacgtgtattaataaattcagatTCATGTTTGTTTTGGCATCATTTGAAATCTGAAATTAAATCAGTGATTACTTTATTGTGTGATTGGAATGAACctgttttattaagtttttaaagagTAACGTGAACTTAACTTGTAGAAGAGTGTAGCTATTTTGTAAAGAATGGGCAACGGAACTGgcggttcgtctgatggtaagcgatcaccatcgcccatgaatatttgcagagaTACAAAAACACTTCCCTTTTCTAAAGAGGATGGAATAAAACAAGACGACAGGAATAAAGTAATGGCTCCTGCTCCCCTTCTTTCCgaacaaaatacattacaaatttatgtggggtgtggtaccttctcCAGAGCGAGTGGGCCCACTCGTGCTCTACTCGTACAATAAATAGGAATGACGTTGTGGAATAATTTTTGGCTCATTATCAAAACACTCATTCTATATTGTTCCAGCATATCAGCAATCGCAATGATGTATGTGGATTTCATATGCACTTGTAGATGGAACTGATGATCTATGTGTAACAGCTAATAATAGACTATTCATATCTAAATTCTGATTGTTCCTTgcttaaattacttttttaatttatatactataataataagtataatttattcaggATTTAAGTCAAAGATTCTGTTCtcctgtattttatttgtagaaataatactttaacGGCGGTTAAAATATCCACACACATGTTTTAAAACACACACAATCGCAGTtcattttagtaaacaaagaatataaatacaacagCAAAGAGGGGATTTATCACATAATACCACAAAGGAAATCTGagtacaataaaatgataatatagcAATGCTTTTTCATCCTGGTATTACCTAGccataacattattatgtaaaaatcaaTCATCAATTAATTAGCAGACAGACGGCTTACTTgggatttattaataacagtgAGTGAGGGAAGGGTTTTATGTTATCCTGTTGTTCACGGAGTTAAGGTTTTAATGCACTTTCATAATTAAAGTCTATAAATGAATGATATTGTGTATTTCTGAAGGATTATGTCATATAGCTATGAATAAAAGTCAtccatatttacatttttacgccaaaaatgaaaacattttagtttttaaagaaTCTTAAAATAGCAACAAGTTCATACCTCACGGGCGCGATTcgtttattaatgatttttattaccatccctgttatttgtataatatcgTTCCATTTTAATGACTTTATGATCAGCTCAGATCGTATTGTTTATACGACATAAACAGACCGGAAAATGCTTGCAAAGTTGTtatcgattttatattaaatatgccTTTAGATCAAAAAGTTATGTTATTTGCatgaaacattattcattattaatcaaTCATTAAAATGATCCGCGATGCCTGTCTCGTATTGAACACAGGACAAACAATATGCTGTTTGCTTTAAACCATCAATCGCATTTCACATACCACAAATTAGTGTCGCCGTAACAAAACTAG
It encodes:
- the LOC119835597 gene encoding uncharacterized protein LOC119835597, with translation MSRLGRTRRTRVYDCNYNKGESYYRPVLDRLDGKVPVAREPEKDSIRSDVQNRIRSVLDDIEAPPAADDFFDSRGGRAQRGRPLSSAFEDDELNDDISESLKRLRASKKVSRFSDDIDFENSVTNIENRMKISDKILESVGIGQSEVSSARRALKENEDRTEKRIARRLNEENALTKWTAVKDIDEETAAVQRARATRARLSDLEDEMTELNERSAAREKRAARLRALVADAESSETSVASSKVTVRAEREKKQVTF